A genomic window from Nosocomiicoccus massiliensis includes:
- a CDS encoding Cof-type HAD-IIB family hydrolase produces MVKKLLFFDIDGTLYNTSVKVPESTKRAIESLKKDGHTLVIATGRAPFLFKDLREELGIESFIALNGQYAVVDGEVIYKNPIPSDLLEEISKDAKKHNHPVVYLNDTHMVSNIKGHSRINEGLGSLKFDQSPGHNENFHLENEVYQGLLFCTEDEEDYYKERYSELDFLRWHRVSLDVMPKGGSKAETVKKVIEKLGFNEDDVYAFGDGPNDYDMLKLVKHSVAMGNGVDETKSVAEYVTSHVDDDGLYHALKHYKLI; encoded by the coding sequence ATGGTGAAAAAATTATTGTTTTTTGACATTGACGGAACACTTTATAATACATCGGTCAAAGTACCAGAATCTACTAAACGTGCGATTGAGTCTCTTAAAAAAGATGGACATACGTTAGTCATTGCGACAGGTCGCGCACCGTTTTTATTTAAAGATTTAAGAGAAGAGTTAGGTATTGAGTCGTTCATCGCATTAAACGGACAATACGCAGTCGTTGATGGAGAAGTGATTTACAAAAATCCGATTCCGAGTGACTTGTTAGAAGAAATATCTAAAGACGCTAAAAAACATAACCATCCAGTCGTCTATTTAAACGATACACATATGGTGTCAAATATAAAAGGTCATAGCCGAATCAACGAAGGGTTAGGCTCTTTAAAGTTCGATCAATCACCTGGACATAATGAAAACTTCCACCTTGAAAACGAAGTGTACCAAGGATTACTCTTCTGTACAGAAGATGAAGAAGACTATTATAAAGAAAGATATAGTGAGTTAGACTTTTTAAGATGGCATCGAGTGTCGTTAGACGTAATGCCAAAAGGCGGATCTAAAGCAGAAACAGTTAAAAAAGTGATCGAAAAGCTCGGATTTAATGAAGATGACGTCTATGCATTTGGAGACGGACCGAACGATTATGACATGTTAAAGCTCGTTAAGCACTCTGTTGCGATGGGTAACGGTGTCGATGAAACGAAATCAGTCGCCGAATATGTCACGAGTCACGTCGATGACGACGGATTATATCATGCGTTAAAACATTATAAACTCATTTAA
- a CDS encoding metal-dependent transcriptional regulator, with protein sequence MSPTREDYLKIIYELGGEFSRVSNKSISQKLNISPPTVTEMMNSLVKIGWIDLKPYHGSMLTAEGAEEAKRLVHKHRLWEVFLVEKLGFSIDEVHDEAELLEHSTSDKLAERIYEYLGRPKYCPHGGAILPEDMEIADRHAKILPDIKISDSVVIQRFVNEDRLVHYFKNQNLNINDVVTVKNFDDMLDSYELYNETNGEIVYISSTIAQFIFVRPL encoded by the coding sequence ATGAGTCCGACGAGAGAAGATTACTTAAAAATCATATATGAACTCGGTGGCGAGTTTTCTAGAGTATCTAATAAATCGATATCTCAAAAACTCAATATTTCACCACCAACAGTTACCGAGATGATGAACAGCCTAGTTAAAATCGGCTGGATCGATTTAAAGCCGTATCACGGAAGTATGCTTACCGCTGAAGGCGCAGAAGAAGCAAAACGACTCGTCCATAAACATCGTCTATGGGAAGTGTTTCTCGTTGAAAAACTTGGTTTTTCTATCGATGAGGTTCACGACGAAGCTGAACTATTAGAGCACTCGACTTCAGATAAACTCGCTGAAAGAATATACGAATATCTAGGACGTCCAAAATATTGTCCACATGGCGGAGCGATTTTACCTGAAGATATGGAAATCGCAGATCGCCACGCGAAAATCTTACCGGACATAAAAATTAGCGATTCCGTCGTCATCCAGCGTTTCGTAAACGAAGACCGACTCGTACATTACTTTAAAAACCAAAACTTAAACATAAACGACGTCGTCACTGTAAAGAACTTCGATGATATGCTTGACTCATACGAACTATACAATGAAACAAACGGAGAAATCGTATATATATCCTCTACAATCGCACAATTTATATTCGTTCGACCATTATAA
- a CDS encoding pyrimidine-nucleoside phosphorylase encodes MTRMIDIITKKRDNIELSKEEIKSFVQGYTNGDIPDYQASSLLMAIFLNGMTEDEVATLTMEMVESGDQIDLSGIEGFKVDKHSTGGVGDTTTLVLAPLVAAVGVPVPKMSGRGLGHTGGTVDKLEAMEGFHVELSQEEFIDLVNKQKLALVGQSGNLTPADKLIYALRDVTGTVNSIPLIASSIMSKKIAAGADGIVLDVKVGDGAFMKNEKDAEALAHTMVQIGNNVGRNTMAVISSMEEPLGYAIGNALEVIEAIETLKGKGPEDLTELSLVLGSQMVVLGGGANSLEEARGLLEKAIEDGSALEKFRQLIVSQGGNGDVIDDYSLLPTSEYTIEVKSDKAGYVTQIESENMGIAASILGAGRETKESEIDLAVGIVLEKKVGDKVEVGDTLAVIHSNKENVDDVISRVKDCYTFGEEGVHPTLIKKVITE; translated from the coding sequence ATGACAAGAATGATAGACATCATTACAAAAAAACGTGACAATATCGAATTATCAAAAGAAGAGATTAAATCGTTTGTTCAAGGATATACAAATGGAGATATCCCAGATTATCAAGCATCGAGTCTACTGATGGCAATCTTTTTAAACGGTATGACAGAAGATGAAGTTGCAACGTTAACGATGGAAATGGTTGAGTCTGGAGACCAAATCGACTTATCTGGAATCGAAGGGTTTAAAGTAGATAAACACTCGACAGGTGGTGTTGGTGATACTACGACGTTAGTATTAGCACCACTCGTTGCAGCAGTTGGCGTTCCAGTGCCTAAAATGAGTGGAAGAGGGCTAGGACATACAGGTGGAACGGTTGATAAGCTTGAAGCAATGGAAGGATTCCATGTTGAATTATCTCAAGAAGAATTTATCGATCTCGTAAACAAACAAAAACTTGCACTAGTCGGACAATCAGGTAACTTAACTCCGGCAGATAAACTGATTTACGCTTTACGTGACGTTACAGGAACAGTAAACTCGATCCCACTAATCGCAAGTTCGATTATGTCTAAAAAAATCGCAGCAGGTGCAGATGGTATCGTTCTCGATGTAAAAGTTGGTGACGGCGCATTTATGAAAAACGAAAAAGACGCAGAGGCACTCGCACATACGATGGTACAAATTGGTAATAATGTCGGACGAAATACGATGGCAGTTATTTCAAGCATGGAAGAGCCACTCGGTTATGCGATTGGTAACGCGCTAGAAGTGATTGAAGCAATTGAAACGTTAAAAGGGAAAGGTCCAGAAGATCTTACGGAATTATCGCTTGTCCTCGGTAGTCAAATGGTTGTTCTTGGTGGCGGTGCAAACAGTTTAGAAGAAGCACGTGGACTATTAGAGAAAGCAATCGAAGATGGTTCGGCACTTGAAAAATTTAGACAACTTATCGTTAGTCAAGGTGGTAACGGTGACGTGATTGATGACTACAGTCTATTGCCTACTTCTGAATATACGATTGAAGTAAAATCAGACAAAGCAGGATACGTCACTCAAATTGAGTCTGAAAATATGGGTATAGCAGCATCGATTTTAGGTGCTGGACGTGAAACGAAAGAAAGTGAGATTGACTTAGCGGTCGGTATCGTTCTAGAGAAAAAAGTTGGAGATAAAGTAGAAGTTGGAGACACACTAGCAGTGATTCACTCTAACAAAGAAAATGTGGATGACGTCATTTCACGCGTTAAAGATTGTTATACGTTTGGTGAAGAAGGAGTTCATCCAACACTCATTAAAAAAGTGATTACAGAATAG
- a CDS encoding UTP--glucose-1-phosphate uridylyltransferase encodes MLKRWIPQYDKLRETSKEKVDAQLNELDLERVKSVYEDVYVNQTTFDTSNVEEVPYVTKEELDVEALERLAHTSIENGKVAVLLMAGGQGTRLGYDGPKGTFMFDDVSLFELQARQILKYKKEDVLNVHWYIMTSDINHDETVQFFEEKNYFGLPKENVRFFKQEHFPSLSKSGELLLTKEEEIMITPNGNGGIFSALKASGMLEDMKSRGVEAVFMNNVDNVVVKVLDEVLVGLHLDEKNEVTSKSITPKPNESVGRLALLDGKKTVVEYTEIPDGEDASFTNGNIGIHVFSIPFIEKAAEADMPYHLALKNLEFLDDDLKLVKEEALKFEKFYFDAFIVANKHKTLQVDRAGEFSPLKNKEGQDSVETARRDLERYELI; translated from the coding sequence ATATTGAAACGATGGATTCCGCAATATGACAAGCTTAGAGAAACATCAAAAGAAAAAGTAGATGCACAGTTAAACGAGCTAGATTTAGAAAGAGTTAAATCTGTCTATGAAGACGTATATGTAAATCAGACGACGTTTGATACGTCAAATGTTGAAGAAGTCCCGTACGTGACAAAAGAAGAGTTAGACGTAGAAGCATTAGAACGTTTAGCACATACATCGATTGAAAACGGAAAAGTCGCGGTACTTTTAATGGCTGGTGGACAAGGGACACGCCTCGGGTACGACGGTCCGAAAGGTACGTTTATGTTTGACGACGTATCGCTTTTTGAACTTCAAGCGCGTCAAATCTTAAAATATAAAAAAGAAGACGTGTTAAACGTTCATTGGTACATTATGACGAGCGACATTAATCACGATGAAACAGTTCAATTTTTCGAAGAAAAAAACTACTTCGGATTACCAAAAGAAAATGTTCGCTTCTTTAAGCAAGAGCATTTTCCGTCTCTATCAAAATCTGGAGAGTTACTATTAACTAAAGAAGAAGAAATAATGATTACACCGAACGGAAACGGTGGAATATTTAGTGCGCTTAAAGCGAGCGGTATGCTAGAAGATATGAAATCGCGTGGCGTTGAAGCGGTGTTTATGAATAACGTCGACAATGTCGTCGTAAAAGTACTCGACGAAGTACTTGTCGGTCTTCATTTAGATGAAAAAAATGAAGTGACGTCAAAATCGATTACACCTAAACCAAATGAAAGTGTCGGTCGACTCGCGTTACTTGACGGTAAGAAAACAGTCGTTGAATACACTGAAATTCCTGACGGAGAAGATGCGTCATTTACAAATGGAAATATCGGTATTCATGTATTTAGTATCCCGTTTATCGAGAAAGCGGCAGAGGCGGATATGCCATATCACCTCGCGCTTAAAAACTTAGAGTTTTTAGATGATGATTTAAAGTTAGTAAAAGAAGAAGCGTTAAAATTTGAAAAGTTCTATTTCGACGCATTTATCGTTGCAAATAAACATAAGACGCTTCAAGTGGACCGTGCAGGAGAATTTTCACCACTTAAAAACAAAGAGGGTCAAGATAGTGTGGAAACAGCGCGTCGTGATCTTGAGAGGTACGAACTGATATAG
- the trhA gene encoding PAQR family membrane homeostasis protein TrhA, which produces MKENNISVEKTLKHIIPLSFGEEVGNSVSHGVATFLFIFLLPFTAIYMYVEGGAMHAFGGSVYVISIITMFLSSTIYHIMAPGTHHKYVMRLIDHSCIYIAIAGTYTPVALSVIGGFWGYTILILQWSAAILGVLYKTLSPKVSPKISLAFYLVMGWMIVPFLPAVLFGTNIMFLVMLFIGGVLYTIGAWFYAQKDKRYFHMIWHFFIFIASVAHYIGIVFYMI; this is translated from the coding sequence ATGAAAGAAAATAATATCTCTGTTGAAAAAACTTTAAAACACATTATTCCTTTATCGTTTGGTGAAGAAGTAGGAAATAGCGTCAGTCACGGTGTCGCAACATTTCTATTTATATTTTTACTTCCTTTTACTGCGATATATATGTATGTAGAAGGTGGGGCAATGCATGCGTTTGGCGGTAGCGTGTATGTCATTTCAATTATTACAATGTTTTTATCGTCGACGATTTACCATATTATGGCACCGGGCACACATCACAAATATGTCATGCGTTTAATTGACCATAGTTGTATATACATTGCGATTGCCGGTACGTATACACCAGTCGCGCTTAGCGTTATCGGTGGATTTTGGGGATATACGATTCTCATACTCCAGTGGAGTGCGGCGATTTTAGGTGTACTATATAAGACGTTAAGTCCGAAAGTCAGTCCAAAAATTAGCTTAGCGTTTTATCTTGTGATGGGGTGGATGATTGTACCGTTTTTACCTGCCGTATTATTTGGTACAAATATTATGTTTTTAGTCATGCTTTTTATAGGTGGCGTATTATATACAATTGGCGCATGGTTCTATGCGCAAAAAGATAAGCGATACTTCCATATGATATGGCACTTTTTTATATTTATAGCGAGTGTCGCTCATTATATCGGTATCGTGTTCTACATGATTTAA
- a CDS encoding Mrp/NBP35 family ATP-binding protein — protein MITESEVRQIVESVNDPILNVPISETSGIESVKIIEDKGHVSLKILIGRLGGQEQLDLQIKIVNLLKEAGANSVGLRFDELPEEEINKHKATMGNQYESQFDMEKTKFISVASGKGGVGKSTVTVNLAVKLQKLGKRVGIIDADIYGFSVPDMMGISEQPEIKDKKIIPVERFGVQVISMGFFVEENTPVIWRGPMLGKMLTSFFKEVEWGDLDYLLLDLPPGTGDVALDVHQMLPESKEIIVTTPHPTAAFVAARAGAMAIHTDHEILGVVENMSYFESKETGNKEYIFGKGGGQKLAEELNVPLLGQIPLGQPNFDKEDFAPSVYLEGEISDHYEKIAKRIIEEEE, from the coding sequence ATGATAACAGAGTCAGAAGTACGTCAAATAGTGGAGAGTGTAAACGATCCGATTTTAAACGTACCGATTTCTGAAACGAGTGGTATCGAATCAGTCAAAATAATAGAAGATAAAGGACACGTCAGCTTAAAGATTTTAATTGGACGTTTAGGTGGACAAGAACAGTTAGACTTACAAATTAAAATCGTTAATTTATTAAAAGAAGCGGGCGCTAACAGTGTCGGTCTTCGTTTTGACGAATTACCAGAAGAAGAAATTAATAAACATAAAGCGACGATGGGTAACCAATACGAAAGTCAGTTTGATATGGAGAAAACGAAGTTCATCTCTGTAGCATCTGGTAAAGGTGGCGTTGGTAAATCAACGGTTACGGTAAACCTTGCGGTTAAATTACAAAAGCTTGGTAAAAGAGTTGGAATCATCGACGCAGATATATACGGGTTTAGTGTGCCAGATATGATGGGGATTTCAGAGCAACCCGAAATTAAAGATAAAAAAATTATTCCGGTTGAACGCTTCGGGGTTCAAGTTATTTCTATGGGATTCTTTGTTGAGGAGAATACGCCTGTCATTTGGAGAGGGCCAATGCTCGGTAAAATGTTAACGAGCTTCTTTAAAGAAGTAGAATGGGGCGACCTAGACTATCTTCTACTCGATTTACCACCAGGAACAGGAGATGTTGCGCTTGACGTACATCAAATGTTACCTGAAAGTAAAGAGATTATCGTAACGACACCACATCCAACAGCAGCATTCGTTGCAGCTCGTGCAGGAGCGATGGCAATTCATACGGATCACGAGATTTTAGGTGTTGTAGAGAATATGTCTTACTTTGAAAGTAAAGAAACAGGCAATAAGGAATATATATTCGGTAAAGGTGGCGGACAAAAACTCGCGGAAGAGTTAAACGTGCCGTTACTCGGGCAGATTCCACTTGGCCAACCAAACTTTGACAAAGAAGACTTTGCACCGTCCGTTTACCTTGAAGGTGAAATTAGCGATCATTATGAGAAAATCGCAAAACGCATTATCGAGGAAGAAGAATGA
- a CDS encoding KinB-signaling pathway activation protein → MSSKYVVKFYFTTLIIGVIASTFISLFTEYENVTSHLFKGDFSEFFVGLIWIIGYGLIIATVAQVVFYIYLFINPLGLGIFRSFWPYVQILLIMYAIFDLFYLRFFKVGKDHGSTFEFIWIPIIVVIVGFVVAYVKNKQVEKNIFIPSLFFMIFMTSLTLLPFISVEDTTWIYRSIFTVLILNAYQLLRLPKYIEASREDKIARGIVNKDK, encoded by the coding sequence ATGAGTTCAAAATATGTTGTTAAGTTTTACTTTACGACGTTAATTATCGGTGTAATTGCGTCTACTTTTATCAGTCTGTTTACAGAATATGAGAACGTGACGAGTCACTTGTTTAAAGGGGACTTCTCTGAGTTTTTCGTCGGTTTAATATGGATTATAGGATACGGACTTATTATCGCGACTGTCGCACAAGTTGTTTTCTATATATACTTGTTCATTAACCCACTTGGACTCGGGATATTTAGAAGTTTTTGGCCATACGTACAAATCCTTCTTATTATGTATGCGATATTTGATCTTTTCTACTTAAGATTTTTCAAAGTTGGAAAAGATCACGGTTCAACGTTTGAATTCATATGGATACCAATTATTGTTGTAATTGTCGGATTCGTAGTCGCATATGTTAAAAATAAACAAGTCGAAAAGAATATCTTTATACCGTCATTGTTCTTTATGATATTTATGACGTCGTTAACACTACTACCATTTATATCAGTAGAAGATACGACTTGGATATACCGTTCGATATTTACTGTACTCATATTAAATGCGTACCAATTACTTAGATTGCCAAAATATATTGAAGCATCTAGAGAAGATAAAATCGCACGCGGTATCGTTAACAAAGACAAATAA
- the rocF gene encoding arginase — protein sequence MSFEIDLIGATTAFGQGKPGVTFGPDALRMAGIVEMLEQNGHTVTDVGNIIGNYPHNFTKQNIKVTDDLKNLDEVRDYSEALAKATSSSVENNKFPLTIGGDHSLALGSLSGIAPHYDNLGVIWFDAHGDLNTAETSPSGNIHGMILAELLGVGNDKLTSVNGFNAKLKFENVVLIGIRDLDDGEKELIKEKNILTFSMSDVRILGLNEILNRTLKHLEHTDGLHLSFDVDSIDPMEVKGTGTKVPGGLFTSEVIMFMEELSKTNKLTSMDLVEVNPLLDEENKTAETAVHVTEYLFGKRTK from the coding sequence ATGTCATTTGAGATTGACTTAATTGGAGCAACAACAGCATTTGGGCAAGGTAAACCTGGAGTGACTTTTGGACCAGATGCTTTAAGAATGGCGGGCATTGTAGAAATGCTTGAACAAAATGGACATACTGTTACTGATGTTGGAAATATTATCGGTAACTATCCTCATAATTTTACTAAACAAAATATTAAAGTAACAGATGATCTTAAAAATTTAGATGAAGTAAGAGACTACTCTGAAGCGCTCGCTAAAGCAACATCATCAAGTGTAGAAAACAATAAATTCCCTTTAACTATCGGTGGGGATCACTCGCTTGCGCTTGGTAGTTTATCTGGAATTGCACCTCACTATGACAACTTAGGCGTCATTTGGTTTGATGCACATGGTGATTTAAATACAGCAGAAACATCTCCGAGTGGTAATATTCACGGTATGATTTTAGCAGAATTATTAGGTGTAGGTAATGATAAGTTAACGTCGGTGAACGGCTTTAATGCAAAACTTAAATTTGAAAACGTCGTCTTAATCGGAATTAGAGATTTAGACGATGGAGAAAAAGAACTAATTAAAGAAAAGAATATTTTAACGTTCTCTATGAGTGACGTAAGAATACTTGGTTTAAATGAGATTTTAAACCGTACTTTAAAGCATTTAGAGCATACAGATGGTTTACATTTATCATTTGACGTAGACTCAATTGACCCGATGGAAGTAAAAGGTACAGGTACTAAAGTACCAGGAGGACTTTTTACTTCTGAAGTCATCATGTTTATGGAAGAATTAAGTAAAACAAACAAACTCACTTCAATGGATTTAGTAGAAGTGAATCCTTTACTCGATGAGGAAAATAAAACAGCAGAAACAGCTGTACACGTAACAGAATATTTATTCGGTAAACGTACAAAGTAA
- a CDS encoding helix-turn-helix transcriptional regulator, producing MIGNRIKELRNNQKLTQEELSEGIVSRTYLSLIEKGSVQPSNNVLVKLSERLGVNVNDLMVESKNYQYSDIDMSREIIFYENKIQNEEFDVIEQFIDNHYEEKEDIKKLDLARIYLIYGEYYLNRSQYKLCKRYLDDAADILLKMPVNDYFIRYTNVISRYYVKNNDYDEALDVLERALVEMSYTNQFQLESIQNLFLMANIYFDKKQYYTVLRIINRMEYLSRQVNITYKEDDVRYMKGICLYHEKKFDTLELITAHKTNVYDKVLYSYSLLAKGDVKSALDIYGTIEFTREFNALNEIIDELDERFKSII from the coding sequence ATGATTGGTAATAGAATTAAAGAATTAAGGAACAATCAAAAGCTGACTCAAGAAGAATTGTCTGAAGGCATCGTATCGAGAACGTATTTAAGTTTAATTGAAAAAGGATCGGTTCAGCCATCGAATAACGTGCTTGTTAAGTTAAGTGAACGACTTGGTGTAAATGTGAATGACTTGATGGTTGAAAGTAAGAACTATCAATACAGCGATATCGATATGAGTCGTGAGATAATTTTTTATGAAAATAAAATTCAAAATGAAGAATTTGACGTCATTGAACAATTTATCGACAACCACTATGAAGAAAAAGAAGATATTAAAAAGTTAGATCTAGCGAGAATCTATTTAATATATGGAGAATATTATTTAAATCGATCTCAATACAAGTTATGTAAACGATATCTAGACGATGCAGCAGATATACTGTTAAAAATGCCTGTGAACGATTATTTTATTCGTTATACGAATGTGATCAGTCGCTACTATGTTAAAAATAATGATTATGATGAAGCACTCGACGTTTTAGAACGTGCACTCGTTGAAATGTCATATACGAATCAGTTTCAACTAGAATCGATTCAAAACTTATTTTTAATGGCGAATATTTATTTCGATAAAAAGCAGTACTATACAGTACTTAGAATTATCAATAGAATGGAATATCTATCTCGTCAAGTGAATATCACTTATAAAGAGGACGACGTACGTTATATGAAGGGTATTTGCCTGTATCATGAGAAAAAATTTGATACACTAGAACTAATTACAGCACACAAAACTAATGTGTACGATAAAGTATTGTATTCATATTCACTTCTTGCGAAAGGGGACGTTAAGTCTGCGCTTGATATATATGGAACGATTGAATTCACGCGTGAATTCAATGCATTGAATGAGATAATAGACGAACTCGACGAGCGATTCAAATCTATTATCTAG
- the cdaA gene encoding diadenylate cyclase CdaA gives MLIGKLFEETPTLHLITSIVDLLIVWFVFYQLINVIKGTKAIQLIKGIFFIIIGRAVSNFLELTTTTQIFDLVLQWGFLAVIVIFQPELRRALEQLGRGKIFKKSTTNREDELEKYREEMITAVKYMAKRRIGALIVFERETGLKDYIETGTPMNADLTAGLLINVFVPNTPLHDGAMIVRDDKIVTAGSYLPLSDSNKIGKELGTRHRAAVGISEVTDAFTIVISEETGDVSTTIDSRLRKNISIEELDEELKKYWIMTSVKKDGGGLFARK, from the coding sequence ATGCTTATAGGAAAACTATTTGAAGAAACACCAACACTCCATTTAATTACAAGTATTGTCGACTTATTAATTGTATGGTTTGTATTTTATCAACTAATTAATGTGATTAAAGGGACAAAAGCAATCCAGTTAATCAAAGGTATATTTTTCATAATCATCGGTCGAGCAGTGAGTAACTTCCTTGAACTGACGACGACGACACAAATATTTGACCTTGTACTTCAATGGGGATTCTTAGCAGTAATTGTAATATTCCAGCCTGAGTTAAGACGAGCGTTAGAACAACTCGGACGAGGAAAGATCTTTAAAAAGTCGACGACAAATCGTGAAGACGAATTAGAGAAGTACCGTGAAGAAATGATTACTGCTGTGAAATATATGGCCAAACGTAGAATCGGGGCTTTAATTGTATTTGAACGTGAAACTGGATTAAAAGACTATATCGAAACAGGGACGCCGATGAATGCAGATTTAACTGCTGGATTACTCATTAACGTTTTCGTGCCGAATACACCACTGCATGATGGAGCGATGATTGTACGAGACGATAAAATCGTTACAGCAGGTAGTTACTTACCGCTATCGGATAGTAACAAGATTGGCAAAGAGCTTGGGACTAGACACCGAGCAGCTGTCGGTATTTCAGAAGTTACAGATGCATTTACAATCGTCATTTCTGAAGAGACTGGTGACGTTTCTACGACTATTGACAGCCGTTTAAGAAAAAATATTTCGATAGAAGAACTCGATGAAGAATTAAAGAAGTACTGGATAATGACATCCGTAAAGAAAGACGGAGGTGGTCTATTTGCTAGAAAGTAA